Proteins from a genomic interval of Aerosakkonema funiforme FACHB-1375:
- a CDS encoding type II toxin-antitoxin system HicA family toxin yields MPKLPRVSSVEAIRALENLGFVQVRQRGSHLILKKQLPVDDKANPQGVVEVGCVVPVQRKTLAVGTLKSILEQAGVSVEDFLMNL; encoded by the coding sequence GTGCCTAAACTACCACGGGTCAGCAGTGTAGAAGCTATACGTGCTTTAGAAAACTTAGGTTTTGTGCAAGTGCGTCAGCGGGGAAGTCACCTCATTTTAAAGAAACAATTGCCAGTTGATGACAAAGCAAACCCTCAAGGGGTAGTAGAAGTAGGTTGTGTGGTGCCAGTACAGCGGAAAACTTTGGCAGTGGGAACTCTTAAAAGTATTTTAGAGCAGGCTGGTGTTTCTGTTGAGGATTTTTTGATGAATCTTTAA
- a CDS encoding type II toxin-antitoxin system HicB family antitoxin, protein MSRTFTAIVYWEEDVYVAECPEVGTASQGETIEEAIANLKEATELYLEEFPLPKTSPRLLTTFEVLSA, encoded by the coding sequence ATGTCTCGAACTTTCACCGCAATTGTTTATTGGGAAGAAGATGTATATGTTGCAGAATGTCCTGAAGTAGGGACTGCTAGCCAAGGAGAAACGATTGAAGAAGCGATCGCCAATCTCAAAGAAGCAACAGAACTCTATTTAGAAGAATTCCCTTTGCCTAAAACTTCTCCTCGTCTGTTAACTACATTCGAGGTGTTGAGTGCCTAA